One genomic segment of Brassica napus cultivar Da-Ae chromosome A3, Da-Ae, whole genome shotgun sequence includes these proteins:
- the LOC106438265 gene encoding SKP1-like protein 20 isoform X3 yields the protein MTESYLAIMKREMMQSYIWLKTADGSIHRVEKEIAIFFPMICQEVVCKGVGTSKNHAISLPQQVNQATLSLILDYCRFHRVHGRSNKERKTYDQKFIRMDTTMLRELASAADSLQLKPLVDLTCRTLARSMEGKTPEEMREILNFPDDLSHLTDEEKLVPLKNTMDDPGIRLLNRLNAKKRKELKEGERLQNVEVEEHVDERSVDDLVSFINGGDAKVVKTSKGKRRNKNKKDKKIVSSNEKEGAEETGTITRQVEVPNLPSTEDDIFTPKAGSEDGDSDDEMDPAMKEMLDREVEDFARRLNSNYVRSRGQERRLVHFSINGNGTTRRHIGYGLDVKINLQDTIDKFNGLAQFWLVV from the exons ATGACAGAAAGTTATCTGGCCATCATGAAACGAGAG ATGATGCAGTCCTACATCTGGCTTAAAACTGCCGATGGTTCAATTCACCGAGTGGAAAAAGAGATTGCGATCTTCTTTCCCATGATATGTCAAGAGGTTGTATGCAAGGGTGTTGGAACTTCTAAGAATCATGCAATATCGCTCCCACAGCAAGTAAATCAAGCTACGCTCAGCTTGATTCTTGATTACTGTAGATTTCATCGAGTGCATGGACGTTCAAACAAG GAACGAAAAACTTATGATCAAAAATTCATCCGGATGGACACAACGATGCTACGTGAGTTGGCCTCAGCCGCTGACAGTTTACAGCTGAAGCCTTTGGTTGATCTTACTTGTCGCACGCTTGCACGAAGCATGGAAGGAAAAACCCCTGAGGAGATGAGAGAGATACTTAATTTTCCTGATGACCTTAGTCACCTTACTGAC GAGGAGAAATTAGTGCCTCTGAAGAACACAATGGATGATCCAGGGATTCGACTACTGAACAGATTGAACgcaaagaaaagaaaggagCTAAAAGAAGGAGAGAGATTGCAG AATGTTGAGGTTGAAGAACATGTGGACGAACGTTCTGTGGATGACCTGGTATCGTTTATAAACGGCGGAG ATGCCAAGGTGGTAAAGACGTCAAAGGGGAAAAGGaggaacaagaacaagaaggacaagaagatTGTTTCCTCAAATGAAAAGGAAGGAGCCGAAGAGACTGGAACCATCACGAGACAGGTAGAGGTACCCAACTTACCTAGTACGGAAGATGACATCTTTACGCCAAAGGCCGGGTCTGAAGATGGAGATTCAGATGATGAAATGGATCCAGCCATGAAGGAAATGCTTGATAG aGAGGTGGAAGATTTTGCTCGAAGATTGAACTCCAATTACGTTAGATCTCGAGGACAAGAAAGAAGGCTTGTTCACTTTTCCATAAACGGAAACGGGACTACAAGACGGCATATAG GGTATGGTTTGGATGTGAAGATCAATCTTCAGGACACAATTGATAAATTCAATGGCTTGGCACAGTTTTGGTTGGTTGTATGA
- the LOC106438267 gene encoding aquaporin PIP1-2, whose translation MEGKEEDVRVGANKFPERQPIGTSAQSDKDYKEPPPAPLFEPGELASWSFWRAGIAEFIATFLFLYITVLTVMGVKRSPSMCASVGIQGIAWAFGGMIFALVYCTAGISGGHINPAVTFGLFLARKLSLTRAVYYIVMQCLGAICGAGVVKGFQPKQYQALGGGANTVAPGYTKGSGLGAEIIGTFVLVYTVFSATDAKRNARDSHVPILAPLPIGFAVFLVHLATIPITGTGINPARSLGAAIIFNKDNAWDDHWVFWVGPFIGAALAALYHVIVIRAIPFKSRS comes from the exons ATGGAAGGCAAGGAAGAAGATGTAAGAGTCGGAGCTAACAAATTCCCCGAGAGACAACCCATCGGAACATCGGCTCAGAGCGACAAAGACTACAAGGAGCCGCCTCCTGCGCCGTTGTTCGAGCCCGGCGAGCTTGCGTCGTGGTCCTTCTGGAGAGCCGGAATCGCCGAGTTCATCGCCACGTTTCTCTTCCTTTACATAACTGTGTTGACCGTCATGGGTGTGAAGAGGTCACCGAGCATGTGTGCTTCTGTCGGAATCCAAGGGATAGCTTGGGCTTTCGGTGGTATGATCTTCGCTCTCGTCTACTGCACCGCTGGTATCTCCG GTGGACACATCAACCCAGCAGTCACGTTTGGTCTGTTTCTTGCAAGGAAGCTTTCGCTCACACGAGCTGTGTACTATATAGTGATGCAGTGCTTAGGAGCCATCTGTGGAGCTGGTGTGGTCAAGGGGTTCCAACCAAAGcagtaccaagctctaggaggtGGAGCTAACACGGTTGCTCCTGGTTACACCAAAGGAAGTGGTCTCGGTGCTGAGATTATTGGAACCTTTGTGCTAGTTTACACCGTCTTCTCCGCTACTGACGCTAAGAGAAACGCTCGTGATTCTCATGTTCCT ATTCTTGCACCTCTCCCAATCGGATTCGCTGTGTTCTTGGTCCACTTGGCAACCATCCCAATCACTGGAACTGGAATCAACCCAGCAAGAAGTCTTGGAGCTGCAATCATCTTCAACAAGGACAACGCTTGGGACGACCAT tggGTCTTTTGGGTTGGACCATTCATCGGTGCTGCACTTGCTGCTCTTTACCACGTGATAGTCATCAGAGCCATCCCATTCAAGTCCAGAAGCTGA
- the LOC106438265 gene encoding SKP1-like protein 20 isoform X2 — MCNYNFFLRGDTVAWSSTPLPMTESYLAIMKREMMQSYIWLKTADGSIHRVEKEIAIFFPMICQEVVCKGVGTSKNHAISLPQQVNQATLSLILDYCRFHRVHGRSNKERKTYDQKFIRMDTTMLRELASAADSLQLKPLVDLTCRTLARSMEGKTPEEMREILNFPDDLSHLTDEEKLVPLKNTMDDPGIRLLNRLNAKKRKELKEGERLQNVEVEEHVDERSVDDLVSFINGGDAKVVKTSKGKRRNKNKKDKKIVSSNEKEGAEETGTITRQVEVPNLPSTEDDIFTPKAGSEDGDSDDEMDPAMKEMLDREVEDFARRLNSNYVRSRGQERRLVHFSINGNGTTRRHIDQSSGHN, encoded by the exons ATGTGCAactataatttctttttaaggGGCGATACAGTGGCTTGGTCATCAACTCCATTACCAATGACAGAAAGTTATCTGGCCATCATGAAACGAGAG ATGATGCAGTCCTACATCTGGCTTAAAACTGCCGATGGTTCAATTCACCGAGTGGAAAAAGAGATTGCGATCTTCTTTCCCATGATATGTCAAGAGGTTGTATGCAAGGGTGTTGGAACTTCTAAGAATCATGCAATATCGCTCCCACAGCAAGTAAATCAAGCTACGCTCAGCTTGATTCTTGATTACTGTAGATTTCATCGAGTGCATGGACGTTCAAACAAG GAACGAAAAACTTATGATCAAAAATTCATCCGGATGGACACAACGATGCTACGTGAGTTGGCCTCAGCCGCTGACAGTTTACAGCTGAAGCCTTTGGTTGATCTTACTTGTCGCACGCTTGCACGAAGCATGGAAGGAAAAACCCCTGAGGAGATGAGAGAGATACTTAATTTTCCTGATGACCTTAGTCACCTTACTGAC GAGGAGAAATTAGTGCCTCTGAAGAACACAATGGATGATCCAGGGATTCGACTACTGAACAGATTGAACgcaaagaaaagaaaggagCTAAAAGAAGGAGAGAGATTGCAG AATGTTGAGGTTGAAGAACATGTGGACGAACGTTCTGTGGATGACCTGGTATCGTTTATAAACGGCGGAG ATGCCAAGGTGGTAAAGACGTCAAAGGGGAAAAGGaggaacaagaacaagaaggacaagaagatTGTTTCCTCAAATGAAAAGGAAGGAGCCGAAGAGACTGGAACCATCACGAGACAGGTAGAGGTACCCAACTTACCTAGTACGGAAGATGACATCTTTACGCCAAAGGCCGGGTCTGAAGATGGAGATTCAGATGATGAAATGGATCCAGCCATGAAGGAAATGCTTGATAG aGAGGTGGAAGATTTTGCTCGAAGATTGAACTCCAATTACGTTAGATCTCGAGGACAAGAAAGAAGGCTTGTTCACTTTTCCATAAACGGAAACGGGACTACAAGACGGCATATAG ATCAATCTTCAGGACACAATTGA
- the LOC106438268 gene encoding uncharacterized protein LOC106438268, producing the protein MKEGNGEKISVYVVLLIFSPTDLEIPLPSRFAVYDPMEKTIRSSCVSLLVCLVFLLFSSLYGSLHLVEAGKRRIEITDDLDDVEDNEEDESWKQWGSKAATPEFDPPPDFSNMGFDQIQEEMAKRTFAPVVGFVKLRLGVHRTKDMVVEIAMRWTKVLRTGGLGVRFMAVDRSTVMFNMQNGKEVTELREFVLSQEEAYEVKIGKQEFRRPGDPPLDDVFEKLQAKQSKDDEDGDTSKNDVTKDEL; encoded by the exons ATGAAAGAAGGAAACGGCGAGAAGATTTCAGTTTATGTCGTTTTACTCATCTTTTCCCCAACTGATTTAGAAATACCGTTGCCGTCTCGCTTCGCCGTGTATGACCCCATGGAGAAGACGATTCGCTCCTCTTGTGTTAGTTTACTCGTTTGCCTCGTGTTTCTTCTGTTCTCGAGTTTATACGGATCCTTACATCTCGTCGAAGCAGGGAAGCGACGGATCGAGATCACCGACGATCTAGACGACGTGGAAGACAATGAAGAAGACGAATCATGGAAACAGTGGGGGAGTAAAGCAGCGACGCCGGAGTTCGATCCGCCTCCGGATTTCTCCAACATGGGATTCGATCAGATCCAAGAGGAGATGGCTAAACGGACTTTTGCACCGGTCGTCGGATTCGTCAAGCTCCGGTTAGGCGTTCACCGTACTAAG GATATGGTGGTGGAGATTGCCATGAGATGGACGAAAGTTTTGAGAACAGGCGGGTTAGGAGTGAGATTCATGGCTGTGGATCGAAGCACGGTGATGTTCAATATGCAGAATGGGAAGGAAGTTACTGAG CTAAGGGAGTTTGTGCTGAGCCAAGAAGAGGCTTATGAGGTTAAGATAGGAAAACAAGAGTTTCGAAGACCCGGAGATCCTCCTCTTGATGATGTCTTTGAAAAACTTCAAGCTAAGCAAAGCAAAGATGATGAAGATGGTGATACTAGCAAGAATGATGTTACCAAGGATGAACTATAA
- the LOC106438265 gene encoding SKP1-like protein 20 isoform X1, protein MCNYNFFLRGDTVAWSSTPLPMTESYLAIMKREMMQSYIWLKTADGSIHRVEKEIAIFFPMICQEVVCKGVGTSKNHAISLPQQVNQATLSLILDYCRFHRVHGRSNKERKTYDQKFIRMDTTMLRELASAADSLQLKPLVDLTCRTLARSMEGKTPEEMREILNFPDDLSHLTDEEKLVPLKNTMDDPGIRLLNRLNAKKRKELKEGERLQNVEVEEHVDERSVDDLVSFINGGDAKVVKTSKGKRRNKNKKDKKIVSSNEKEGAEETGTITRQVEVPNLPSTEDDIFTPKAGSEDGDSDDEMDPAMKEMLDREVEDFARRLNSNYVRSRGQERRLVHFSINGNGTTRRHIGYGLDVKINLQDTIDKFNGLAQFWLVV, encoded by the exons ATGTGCAactataatttctttttaaggGGCGATACAGTGGCTTGGTCATCAACTCCATTACCAATGACAGAAAGTTATCTGGCCATCATGAAACGAGAG ATGATGCAGTCCTACATCTGGCTTAAAACTGCCGATGGTTCAATTCACCGAGTGGAAAAAGAGATTGCGATCTTCTTTCCCATGATATGTCAAGAGGTTGTATGCAAGGGTGTTGGAACTTCTAAGAATCATGCAATATCGCTCCCACAGCAAGTAAATCAAGCTACGCTCAGCTTGATTCTTGATTACTGTAGATTTCATCGAGTGCATGGACGTTCAAACAAG GAACGAAAAACTTATGATCAAAAATTCATCCGGATGGACACAACGATGCTACGTGAGTTGGCCTCAGCCGCTGACAGTTTACAGCTGAAGCCTTTGGTTGATCTTACTTGTCGCACGCTTGCACGAAGCATGGAAGGAAAAACCCCTGAGGAGATGAGAGAGATACTTAATTTTCCTGATGACCTTAGTCACCTTACTGAC GAGGAGAAATTAGTGCCTCTGAAGAACACAATGGATGATCCAGGGATTCGACTACTGAACAGATTGAACgcaaagaaaagaaaggagCTAAAAGAAGGAGAGAGATTGCAG AATGTTGAGGTTGAAGAACATGTGGACGAACGTTCTGTGGATGACCTGGTATCGTTTATAAACGGCGGAG ATGCCAAGGTGGTAAAGACGTCAAAGGGGAAAAGGaggaacaagaacaagaaggacaagaagatTGTTTCCTCAAATGAAAAGGAAGGAGCCGAAGAGACTGGAACCATCACGAGACAGGTAGAGGTACCCAACTTACCTAGTACGGAAGATGACATCTTTACGCCAAAGGCCGGGTCTGAAGATGGAGATTCAGATGATGAAATGGATCCAGCCATGAAGGAAATGCTTGATAG aGAGGTGGAAGATTTTGCTCGAAGATTGAACTCCAATTACGTTAGATCTCGAGGACAAGAAAGAAGGCTTGTTCACTTTTCCATAAACGGAAACGGGACTACAAGACGGCATATAG GGTATGGTTTGGATGTGAAGATCAATCTTCAGGACACAATTGATAAATTCAATGGCTTGGCACAGTTTTGGTTGGTTGTATGA